CGCACCCCTGAAGGACCAGACCGACATTTCCGGCGCGCGCGCGCTGATTGTCGAGGCGCGGTTCTATGACGATCTCCAGGACGCGCTTCTGGACGGCGCGGTGGCCGAGCTGAAGGGAGCTGGCCTAACCCATGACGTCATCACGGTTCCCGGCGCGCTGGAGATCCCGGCGGCGGTCGCGATTGCGGTTGATGCGGCTGCTGCGAACGGCAAGCCCTATGACGCGGTGATCGCGCTCGGCTGCGTCATCCGCGGCGACACCATTCATTTCGAGATCGTCTCGCAGGAATCCTCGCGCGCGCTGATGGATCTTGCGGTGGCGCGAAAGCTGCCGCTCGGCAACGGCATCCTCACCGTCAACAATGAGGACCAGGCCTGGGCGCGGGCGCGCGCCAGTGAGCTCAACAAGGGCGGCGATGCCGCGCGCGCAGCACTTGCGATGCTGCGCATCAAACGCCGCATGGCGCGGGCCTGAGCGATGGCTGACACCAAGAAACCGGCGGGCCTTACGGAGAAGAAAGCGAACCGGCGCGGTGCCGCGCGGCTCGCAGCCGTCCAGGCGCTGTACCAGATGGACATCGCCGG
This portion of the Bradyrhizobium diazoefficiens genome encodes:
- the ribH gene encoding 6,7-dimethyl-8-ribityllumazine synthase; this translates as MADARRAPLKDQTDISGARALIVEARFYDDLQDALLDGAVAELKGAGLTHDVITVPGALEIPAAVAIAVDAAAANGKPYDAVIALGCVIRGDTIHFEIVSQESSRALMDLAVARKLPLGNGILTVNNEDQAWARARASELNKGGDAARAALAMLRIKRRMARA